In Juglans regia cultivar Chandler chromosome 13, Walnut 2.0, whole genome shotgun sequence, the following proteins share a genomic window:
- the LOC108986999 gene encoding protein CHROMATIN REMODELING 35-like isoform X1: MEPMVEVFPSNHTTMSVHASQSVSRSGFYQTGYKRLKFSDSVNECGNMAVSASMPNDIEQKKPKTSPEVIDYRDPFAIPNLLESLDSGKYGSVTKDIEALIARKMQMLHPYYAKYPKLSNTFLEAEEKPSNGALKHTTHLSDNNVIDLEDDNIANNVKAVAPPVVVIDSDEEDNVHKKTFVPFQEIVLPRPAGQFLMKDFLDFRVPLGHARKGGAQREEAIAELKIKKEKGVYVGVEDEDSHQIDPEDDGLEDMWKEMTMALECSKDVALDPSSDEQLKEGGEYCDHSFVLKDDLGYVCRICGVIDREIETIFEFQYNKVKRSTRTYMPDSRNAKDKDSTDIFRVKLSEDDQMVTEIFAHPRHTKQMKPHQVEGFDFLVSNLVGDSPRGCILAHAPGSGKTFMIISFMQSFLGKYPHARPLVVLPKGILATWKKEFQTWQVEDIPLYDFYTVKADNRSQQLEVLKQWVEHKSILFLGYKQFSAIVCDNVTSKTSASCQEILLKAPSILVLDEGHTPRNENTDVLQSLAKVQTPRKVVLSGTLYQNHVKEVFNILNLVRPKFLRSETSRAVVKRIMSRVDIPGIRRPFKAGADAAFYDLVEHTLQKDKDFRRKVAVIRDLREMTSTVLHYYKGDFLDELPGLVDFTVVLNLSSRQKHEVSNYVKKLAMKFKISSVGSAVYLHPKLNSFSDNHATADHLVDEMLEKIDVKDGVKAKFFLNMLSLCESAGEKLLVFSQYLLPLKFLERLAVKLKGWSPGREIFMISGESSSDQREWSMERFNNSSDAKVFFGSIKACGEGISLVGASRIIILDVHLNPSVTRQAIGRAFRPGQKKRVFAYRLVAADSPEEEDHSTCFKKELISKMWFEWNEYCGYRDFEMETVGVKECDDIFLESSLLGEDVKVLYRR; this comes from the exons ATGGAGCCAATGGTTGAAGTGTTTCCGAGTAATCACACCACTATGAGTG TTCATGCATCGCAATCTGTTTCGAGATCAGGGTTTTACCAAACGGGATATAAAAGACTGAAGTTTTCGGATAGTGTAAATGAGTGTGGAAACATGGCTGTCTCTGCAAGCATGCCTAATGATATTGAACAGAAGAAACCAAAGACCTCCCCAGAAGTTATTGATTACCGCGATCCTTTTGCTATCCCTAACTTGCTGGAAAGCTTAGACTCTGGTAAATATGGAAGTGTTACAAAAGATATAGAAGCCCTCATTGCTCGAAAGATGCAGATGCTGCACCCTTACTATGCAAAGtatcccaaactttcaaatacaTTCTTGGAAGCAGAAGAGAAACCTAGTAATGGGGCTTTGAAACACACTACTCACTTGTCAGATAATAATGTCATTGATTTGGAGGATGACAACATTGCAAATAATGTTAAAGCTGTAGCACCGCCTGTTGTAGTTATTGACTCAGACGAGGAAGACAATGTACATAAGAAGACTTTTGTTCCTTTTCAGGAGATTGTCTTGCCAAGACCAGCTGGACAATTTCTCATGAAGGACTTTTTG GATTTCCGTGTTCCTCTTGGTCATGCCAGAAAGGGTGGAGCGCAGCGAGAAGAAGCAATTGCTGAACTTaaaatcaagaaagaaaagggTGTTTATGTTGGTGTAGAAGATGAAGACAGTCATCAGATTGATCCTGAAGATGATGGTCTGGAAGATATGTGGAAGGAGATGACGATGGCACTAGAATGTTCAAAG GATGTCGCTCTAGACCCTTCATCTGATGAACAATTGAAGGAAGGAGGGGAATACTGTGATCATTCTTTTGTCTTAAAGGATGATCTTGGCTATGTTTGCCGCATTTGTGGCGTTATAGACAGAGAAATTGAGACCATATTTGAGTTCCAGTACAATAAG gTCAAAAGGAGTACCCGAACTTACATGCCCGATTCTCGGAATGCCAAAGACAAAGACTCAACTGATATATTCAGAGTTAAACTTTCTGAAGATGATCAGATGGTAACTGAAATATTTGCCCATCCTAGGCATACAAAGCAAATGAAACCTCATCAAGTAGAGGGTTTCGATTTTCTTGTCAGCAACTTGGTGGGTGATAGTCCTCGAGGCTGCATCTTGGCCCATGCTCCCGGATCTGGGAAGACATTTATGATAATCAGTTTTATGCAAAGTTTCCTGGGAAAGTATCCACATGCTAGACCACTGGTTGTGCTCCCTAAAGGAATCTTGGCTACGTGGAAAAAGGAGTTCCAGACATGGCAAGTAGAGGATATTCCACTGTATGACTTTTACACTGTCAAGGCTGATAATCGGTCTCAGCAACTTGAGGTGTTGAAACAGTGGGTAGAGCATAAGAGTATCCTTTTCTTGGGTTATAAACAATTCTCAGCAATTGTTTGCGACAATGTAACAAGCAAGACCTCTGCCTCATGTCAAGAGATACTTCTTAAGGCTCCTTCAATTCTTGTTCTGGATGAAGGGCACACTCCACGAAACGAGAACACTGACGTGTTACAGTCCCTTGCGAAGGTGCAGACACCCAGAAAAGTTGTACTTTCAGGAACCCTGTACCAAAATCATGTCAAAGAGGTGTTCAATATTTTGAATCTTGTCCGACCAAAGTTTTTGCGGTCGGAAACCTCTCGAGCTGTTGTCAAGCGCATCATGAGTAGAGTAGATATACCAGGCATCAGAAGACCGTTCAAAGCAGGTGCTGATGCAGCTTTCTATGACTTGGTTGAACACACTTTACAGAAGGACAAAGATTTTAGGCGGAAAGTGGCCGTCATACGAGATTTGCGCGAGATGACTAGCACGGTCCTTCACTATTATAAAGGGGACTTCTTGGACGAGCTTCCAGGTCTTGTTGATTTCACTGTGGTACTGAATTTAAGCTCCAGACAGAAGCATGAAGTttcaaattatgtaaaaaagttGGCGATGAAGTTCAAGATAAGTTCAGTTGGGAGTGCTGTCTATCTTCACCCAAAGCTGAATTCTTTCTCTGATAATCATGCTACTGCTGATCATCTGGTGGATGAGATGTTAGAGAAAATAGATGTAAAAGATGGAGTGAAGGCAAAATTCTTTCTCAATATGCTTAGCTTATGTGAGTCAGCTGGAGAGAAGCTGCTGGTTTTCAGTCAGTACCTCCTACCCTTGAAATTTCTAGAGCGATTAGCAGTGAAGTTGAAGGGCTGGAGTCCTGGAAGAGAAATCTTTATGATTTCAGGCGAATCAAGTTCTGACCAACGTGAATGGTCCATGGAACGCTTCAATAATTCTTCTGATGCCAAAGTCTTCTTTGGCTCCATCAAGGCATGTGGGGAGGGTATATCTTTGGTTGGGGCATCCCGCATAATAATTCTGGACGTTCATCTGAATCCATCGGTGACCCGCCAAGCGATAGGTCGTGCATTTCGACCAGGTCAAAAGAAGAGAGTTTTTGCATATCGATTGGTAGCTGCTGATTCACCCGAAGAGGAAGATCACAGCACTTGCTTCAAGAAGGAATTAATTTCGAAGATGTGGTTTGAATGGAATGAGTATTGTGGTTATCGAGATTTTGAAATGGAGACAGTTGGCGTGAAAGAGTGTGATGATATCTTCTTGGAAAGTTCACTGTTAGGGGAAGATGTAAAGGTTCTGTACAGAAG GTAG
- the LOC108986999 gene encoding protein CHROMATIN REMODELING 35-like isoform X2 has product MEPMVEVFPSNHTTMSGFYQTGYKRLKFSDSVNECGNMAVSASMPNDIEQKKPKTSPEVIDYRDPFAIPNLLESLDSGKYGSVTKDIEALIARKMQMLHPYYAKYPKLSNTFLEAEEKPSNGALKHTTHLSDNNVIDLEDDNIANNVKAVAPPVVVIDSDEEDNVHKKTFVPFQEIVLPRPAGQFLMKDFLDFRVPLGHARKGGAQREEAIAELKIKKEKGVYVGVEDEDSHQIDPEDDGLEDMWKEMTMALECSKDVALDPSSDEQLKEGGEYCDHSFVLKDDLGYVCRICGVIDREIETIFEFQYNKVKRSTRTYMPDSRNAKDKDSTDIFRVKLSEDDQMVTEIFAHPRHTKQMKPHQVEGFDFLVSNLVGDSPRGCILAHAPGSGKTFMIISFMQSFLGKYPHARPLVVLPKGILATWKKEFQTWQVEDIPLYDFYTVKADNRSQQLEVLKQWVEHKSILFLGYKQFSAIVCDNVTSKTSASCQEILLKAPSILVLDEGHTPRNENTDVLQSLAKVQTPRKVVLSGTLYQNHVKEVFNILNLVRPKFLRSETSRAVVKRIMSRVDIPGIRRPFKAGADAAFYDLVEHTLQKDKDFRRKVAVIRDLREMTSTVLHYYKGDFLDELPGLVDFTVVLNLSSRQKHEVSNYVKKLAMKFKISSVGSAVYLHPKLNSFSDNHATADHLVDEMLEKIDVKDGVKAKFFLNMLSLCESAGEKLLVFSQYLLPLKFLERLAVKLKGWSPGREIFMISGESSSDQREWSMERFNNSSDAKVFFGSIKACGEGISLVGASRIIILDVHLNPSVTRQAIGRAFRPGQKKRVFAYRLVAADSPEEEDHSTCFKKELISKMWFEWNEYCGYRDFEMETVGVKECDDIFLESSLLGEDVKVLYRR; this is encoded by the exons ATGGAGCCAATGGTTGAAGTGTTTCCGAGTAATCACACCACTATGAGTG GGTTTTACCAAACGGGATATAAAAGACTGAAGTTTTCGGATAGTGTAAATGAGTGTGGAAACATGGCTGTCTCTGCAAGCATGCCTAATGATATTGAACAGAAGAAACCAAAGACCTCCCCAGAAGTTATTGATTACCGCGATCCTTTTGCTATCCCTAACTTGCTGGAAAGCTTAGACTCTGGTAAATATGGAAGTGTTACAAAAGATATAGAAGCCCTCATTGCTCGAAAGATGCAGATGCTGCACCCTTACTATGCAAAGtatcccaaactttcaaatacaTTCTTGGAAGCAGAAGAGAAACCTAGTAATGGGGCTTTGAAACACACTACTCACTTGTCAGATAATAATGTCATTGATTTGGAGGATGACAACATTGCAAATAATGTTAAAGCTGTAGCACCGCCTGTTGTAGTTATTGACTCAGACGAGGAAGACAATGTACATAAGAAGACTTTTGTTCCTTTTCAGGAGATTGTCTTGCCAAGACCAGCTGGACAATTTCTCATGAAGGACTTTTTG GATTTCCGTGTTCCTCTTGGTCATGCCAGAAAGGGTGGAGCGCAGCGAGAAGAAGCAATTGCTGAACTTaaaatcaagaaagaaaagggTGTTTATGTTGGTGTAGAAGATGAAGACAGTCATCAGATTGATCCTGAAGATGATGGTCTGGAAGATATGTGGAAGGAGATGACGATGGCACTAGAATGTTCAAAG GATGTCGCTCTAGACCCTTCATCTGATGAACAATTGAAGGAAGGAGGGGAATACTGTGATCATTCTTTTGTCTTAAAGGATGATCTTGGCTATGTTTGCCGCATTTGTGGCGTTATAGACAGAGAAATTGAGACCATATTTGAGTTCCAGTACAATAAG gTCAAAAGGAGTACCCGAACTTACATGCCCGATTCTCGGAATGCCAAAGACAAAGACTCAACTGATATATTCAGAGTTAAACTTTCTGAAGATGATCAGATGGTAACTGAAATATTTGCCCATCCTAGGCATACAAAGCAAATGAAACCTCATCAAGTAGAGGGTTTCGATTTTCTTGTCAGCAACTTGGTGGGTGATAGTCCTCGAGGCTGCATCTTGGCCCATGCTCCCGGATCTGGGAAGACATTTATGATAATCAGTTTTATGCAAAGTTTCCTGGGAAAGTATCCACATGCTAGACCACTGGTTGTGCTCCCTAAAGGAATCTTGGCTACGTGGAAAAAGGAGTTCCAGACATGGCAAGTAGAGGATATTCCACTGTATGACTTTTACACTGTCAAGGCTGATAATCGGTCTCAGCAACTTGAGGTGTTGAAACAGTGGGTAGAGCATAAGAGTATCCTTTTCTTGGGTTATAAACAATTCTCAGCAATTGTTTGCGACAATGTAACAAGCAAGACCTCTGCCTCATGTCAAGAGATACTTCTTAAGGCTCCTTCAATTCTTGTTCTGGATGAAGGGCACACTCCACGAAACGAGAACACTGACGTGTTACAGTCCCTTGCGAAGGTGCAGACACCCAGAAAAGTTGTACTTTCAGGAACCCTGTACCAAAATCATGTCAAAGAGGTGTTCAATATTTTGAATCTTGTCCGACCAAAGTTTTTGCGGTCGGAAACCTCTCGAGCTGTTGTCAAGCGCATCATGAGTAGAGTAGATATACCAGGCATCAGAAGACCGTTCAAAGCAGGTGCTGATGCAGCTTTCTATGACTTGGTTGAACACACTTTACAGAAGGACAAAGATTTTAGGCGGAAAGTGGCCGTCATACGAGATTTGCGCGAGATGACTAGCACGGTCCTTCACTATTATAAAGGGGACTTCTTGGACGAGCTTCCAGGTCTTGTTGATTTCACTGTGGTACTGAATTTAAGCTCCAGACAGAAGCATGAAGTttcaaattatgtaaaaaagttGGCGATGAAGTTCAAGATAAGTTCAGTTGGGAGTGCTGTCTATCTTCACCCAAAGCTGAATTCTTTCTCTGATAATCATGCTACTGCTGATCATCTGGTGGATGAGATGTTAGAGAAAATAGATGTAAAAGATGGAGTGAAGGCAAAATTCTTTCTCAATATGCTTAGCTTATGTGAGTCAGCTGGAGAGAAGCTGCTGGTTTTCAGTCAGTACCTCCTACCCTTGAAATTTCTAGAGCGATTAGCAGTGAAGTTGAAGGGCTGGAGTCCTGGAAGAGAAATCTTTATGATTTCAGGCGAATCAAGTTCTGACCAACGTGAATGGTCCATGGAACGCTTCAATAATTCTTCTGATGCCAAAGTCTTCTTTGGCTCCATCAAGGCATGTGGGGAGGGTATATCTTTGGTTGGGGCATCCCGCATAATAATTCTGGACGTTCATCTGAATCCATCGGTGACCCGCCAAGCGATAGGTCGTGCATTTCGACCAGGTCAAAAGAAGAGAGTTTTTGCATATCGATTGGTAGCTGCTGATTCACCCGAAGAGGAAGATCACAGCACTTGCTTCAAGAAGGAATTAATTTCGAAGATGTGGTTTGAATGGAATGAGTATTGTGGTTATCGAGATTTTGAAATGGAGACAGTTGGCGTGAAAGAGTGTGATGATATCTTCTTGGAAAGTTCACTGTTAGGGGAAGATGTAAAGGTTCTGTACAGAAG GTAG
- the LOC108986966 gene encoding BEL1-like homeodomain protein 6: MATFYTSSSNQRDTAPILYVREHLPSSFAEAPVQAPVLHGNMMMYMDSGPYSDSLAENSQQQNNCMDPSLGASNSSPQQREILSNLGGSRLVEHDFNAWREGRNEILVTHPMGSAASILHSGQNLQGQGLSLSLSTQIPSEFHMPSIPYQNPNSGFASLLSPNSSVAGDCADRNDSSRDEPLRSADYLPTSFTGGNQDLNKGDLSPFGMSRIVRTIPNSKYLKAAQQLLDEVVNVRKALKQPDVAKNVGTQEHLIMSPMESDGGTKNETAMPPTGGVPPYPQESACNSPHDLSHAEKQDLQNKLTKLLSMLDEVDRRYKQYYHQMQIVVSSFDVIVGCGAAKPYTALALQTISRHFRCLRDAITGQIQVARKSLGEQDSSGSSKGVGITRLRYVDQQLRQQRTLQQLGMMQQHAWRPQRGLPESSVSILRAWLFEHFLHPYPKDSDKIMLARQTGLTRSQVSNWFINARVRLWKPMVEEMYKEEIGDAEMDSNSSSDNAGKATKGNDGTFEDRGEDFQQSMSSTATERCSTSQLIDSKPDGVPDVQMAGSPRLVNYQDSENEYGLVKRREEQRPSMDGCSLFPDAASERFMAAAAAAYHMSELERFGGGSGVSLTLGLQHCEGGSLPISGVAHHSFISMGGDQIYNAPPSSVGTETADFECMNPGNQQHRFSSSHLLHDFVV; this comes from the exons aTGGCAACTTTTTACACTAGTTCAAGTAATCAAAGAGATACTGCGCCAATACTCTACGTAAGGGAACATTTGCCTAGTTCGTTTGCAGAAGCTCCGGTTCAAGCTCCGGTTCTTCATGGTAATATGATGATGTATATGGACTCTGGTCCATACTCAGATTCTTTAGCTGAGAATTCTCAGCAGCAAAACAACTGCATGGACCCATCGTTGGGTGCTTCAAATTCTTCCCCACAGCAACGGGAAATCTTGTCAAATCTCGGTGGATCACGCCTTGTGGAGCATGATTTCAATGCATGGAGGGAAGGTAGAAATGAGATACTAGTTACGCACCCAATGGGTAGCGCTGCCAGCATTCTTCACAGTGGACAAAACTTGCAGGGCCAGGGATTGTCCCTCAGCCTCAGCACACAAATTCCATCAGAGTTCCACATGCCATCTATCCCATATCAAAATCCTAATTCAGGATTTGCTTCATTATTGAGTCCTAATTCGTCAGTTGCAGGTGATTGTGCGGATAGGAATGACTCTTCTAGAGATGAACCGCTGAGAAGTGCTGATTACTTGCCGACTAGTTTTACTGGAGGCAATCAAGATTTAAATAAAGGGGATTTATCTCCGTTTGGAATGTCAAGAATTGTGAGAACCATTCCCAATTCCAAATATCTTAAGGCAGCACAACAACTGCTTGATGAAGTGGTTAATGTCCGAAAAGCTCTAAAGCAGCCTGATGTTGCAAAAAATGTTGGCACCCAGGAGCATCTGATAATGAGTCCGATGGAGAGTGATGGAGGAACAAAGAATGAAACTGCAATGCCACCCACGGGCGGAGTGCCTCCATACCCTCAAGAGTCGGCCTGTAATTCTCCGCATGATCTTTCTCATGCCGAAAAACAAGATCTACAAAACAAATTGACAAAGCTATTGTCCATGTTGGATGAG GTCGATAGAAGGTACAAACAATATTACCATCAGATGCAGATTGTGGTGTCATCATTTGATGTGATTGTGGGATGTGGGGCAGCTAAACCATATACAGCTCTTGCCCTCCAGACTATCTCCCGCCACTTTCGGTGCTTGCGTGATGCAATCACTGGCCAGATTCAAGTAGCTCGAAAAAGCCTTGGGGAGCAAGATTCTTCAGGGAGCAGTAAAGGAGTTGGAATAACTCGCCTCCGATATGTGGATCAGCAGCTCAGGCAACAGAGGACTCTTCAGCAGCTCGGTATGATGCAGCAACATGCATGGAGGCCACAACGTGGGCTCCCTGAAAGCTCTGTTTCGATTCTTCGTGCTTGGCTGTTTGAGCATTTCCTTCATCC ATATCCAAAGGATTCTGATAAGATCATGCTAGCGAGACAGACAGGCTTGACTAGAAGTCAG GTCTCAAACTGGTTTATAAATGCACGAGTGCGTCTCTGGAAGCCCATGGTTGAGGAGATGTACAAAGAAGAGATTGGAGATGCTGAGATGGACTCTAATTCTTCGTCTGACAATGCGGGCAAGGCAACAAAAGGGAATGATGGGACCTTTGAGGATAGAGGGGAAGATTTCCAACAAAGTATGAGTTCAACAGCCACCGAGAGATGCAGCACTAGTCAACTCATTGACTCCAAACCAGATGGTGTTCCTGATGTACAAATGGCAGGATCTCCCAGATTAGTCAATTATCAAGACAGTGAAAACGAATATGGGTTGGTGAAGCGAAGGGAGGAACAAAGGCCTAGTATGGATGGCTGTAGTCTCTTCCCTGATGCAGCCAGTGAAAGGTTCATggcagctgctgctgctgcctaTCACATGTCAGAGTTGGAGAGGTTCGGAGGTGGAAGCGGAGTGTCTCTCACATTGGGGTTGCAGCACTGCGAGGGTGGTAGCCTACCCATATCTGGTGTGGCCCATCACAGTTTCATTTCCATGGGCGGGGACCAAATTTATAATGCTCCACCATCATCTGTAGGGACCGAGACGGCTGATTTCGAGTGCATGAATCCTGGTAACCAGCAACACAGGTTCAGTTCTTCCCATCTATTACATGATTTCGTAGTGTGA